CGGCCCGTTGATGCGTGAGAAGTGGAACTGGGGCACGCCGTCGGCGCAGCCTTGAATTCCCTGACATACTGGGTACGGCGATTCGGAATATCTGTCAAGGAATTTTCTCTGCCTCCAGCTCTGAATAACCTGAACGGATCCCGGAACGGGTATCATCGGCATGAGAATCTCGTGGCAGGGTGCGTTCCTCTTGCTCCGGAAGGCCAGATTTGTGAGAATCACCCTTCGATGAAGCAACGAGCCGAGTTGATCGTAGCGCTGGATACCCCTTCGAGAGACAAGGCCCTCGATCTGGTCCGCGCGCTGAGGGGGCAGGTCTCCCTCTTCAAGGTCGGCATGGAGCTGTTCACCGCGGCCGGGCCCAGCGTTATCCGCGACCTGAAGGGACTCGGAGCAGAAGTCTTCCTCGACCTGAAGTTCCACGACATCCCGAACACCGTGGCGCGCGCCTGCGCCGAGGCGGCGAAGCTCGGGGTCGCCATGGTGGACGTGCACCTGTCCGGCGGCGCCGCCATGCTGCGCCGGGCCGCCGACGAGATGGAGGCGGTCTGCGCCATGAACCGGCTGCGGCGACCGGCGCTGCTCGGCATCACGGTGCTCACCAGCCTGGGCGAGGAGGATCTCCCCGCCGTCGGCATCGGCCGCCCTCCTCTCGAGCAGGTCCTGGCCCTGGCGGCGCTGGGCAAGGAGGCCGGCCTCGATGGTGCCGTCGCCTCGGGGCGCGAGATTGCCGCGCTGCGCGAGCGCTGCGGACCCGATTTCGTCCTGGTGGCGCCGGGCATACGTCCCGAGGGTTCCTCGGCCGACGATCAGGTGCGCATCTTGACCCCGCGCGAGGCGGTCGAGGCGGGGGCCAACTTCCTGGTGATCGGCAGGCCCGTCACCGGCGCTTCCAGTCCCGCCGTCGCGGCGCGCGACATTCTGCGCAGCATCATCCTTTGATAGAATGACGGCGCGCCTCGCCGAATCCGGGTCCGAAGCGGGTCGGAAAGCGGCCGGCGATCGGCGGGATTCGATCCATGAGAGTGACGTTTCTCGGCACGGGGACCTCCACCGGCGTCCCGGTCATCGGCTGCGGCTGCCGGGTCTGCACCTCGAGCGATCCCCGCAACCAGCGTCTGAGGCCTTCGCTGCTCCTGGAGTGGAGAGATTTCAGGATTCTGGTCGATTCCTCGAGTGATTTCCGCCAGCAGGCCCTGCGGCACCGCATCGACCGTCTCGATGCCGTCCTCTACACGCACGCGCATGCCGATCACGTCATGGGACTGGACGACTTGCGCATCTACAACTTCCGCCAGCGAGCCGATCTCCCGGTGTACGGCAGTCCCTCGACCCTCGATCAGCTGCGGCGCACCTTCTGGTACGCCTTCGAGGAGACCCAGGAAGGCGGCGGCAAGCCGCGCCTCGACCTGCGTCGCATCGAAGCTCCTTTCGATCTCCTCGGCGAGGTGGTGACTCCTGTGCGCCTCTGGCACGGCGATCTCGAGGTCACGGGCTACCGCATCGGCAATTTCGCCTATTGCACCGACTGCAACCGGATTCCGCCGGAATCGATGCGCGCCCTCGCCGATCTCGACATTCTGGTCCTGGACGCATTGCGGCCCACGGTGCACCCGACCCACCTGTCGATTCCCCAGGCGCTGGCGATTCTCGCCGACCTGCAGCCGCGCCTCGCCTACCTCGTTCACATGAGCCATGACGTGGAGCACGCCGAGACCCAGGCGCTGCTCCCGGCGTCGGTCCATCTGGCCTATGACGGCCTGGTCCTCGAGACTTAGGTGAGACAGCCGCTTGCCTTCGTCCCGCTCCTTCTGCTGGGGTTGGCGCATGCGGCGGCGGGCCACGCCGCCGCCCCGGAAGCGCCGCCTCTCGACAACGAAGCCGTCGTCCGGATGGTGATGCAGCGGCTTCCCGAAGCCGACATCGTGAAGAAGATTGACGCGGCGCCCAAGGTCTCGTTCGACCTGGAGCCGGAGGTGGTGGTCGAGCTGCAGCGCGTCGGCGTCAGCGACCGTGTCCTCGCCGCCATGCGGCGGCGGCAGGCGGAAAACCCGGTGCCGCCGCCTCCACCTCACCCGGCGGTGCCGATGGGCAAGCTTGAAATCCGCGTCGCCCCGGGCGGGGAGGGCAAGAAAGCCGGCGAGCCCGCGGTCTTCCAGGTCATCAAGAAGACGCCGCGCTGGGCGGCCAACGAGCTGGGGATGCTGCAGAAGGCCGAAGTGGAGGAGCTGGCTTTCTTCGTCGTCTGCACGCGGCCCGACCATGTCCCCGACCACTGGCAGGATCGGACCGAGCTCAAGGAGTTCGCGCGGCACGAGAAGCTGCTGTTCCGTCCCGGCAGCCATCCGGGCAAGATGAAGGGATTCGAGACTCTGGTGCTGGATCTTCCGGAGAGCCTCACGGTGGAGGTTCCCGAGGGGGCGCACCGGCTGGCGGCGGGAGTGGCGGCGAAGGCCGGGCCCGACTGGCACGTCCTGGGGAGCGATGCCCGTGACCCGGTGAATATCCTGGCCGGCGCCGTCACGACCCTGCGCATCGCGCTGGGCGGCAAGGTGTCCGGCTCGCGCATGGAGGGCTTCTCCGAGCAGCAGGCGATTACCATCCTCGAGGTCATCCCGCCGGCGGAGGGAACATGACCCCGGCGGGAATCCACGGCGGACGGGGAGGCAAGCGGGCCCTGGTCCTGGTGGGCGGGGGGATCACCGGGGCCATGTACGAGTTCGGCTGCCTGCGCGCCTTCGACGACTTCTTCGCCGGCGAGCTCTCCTCCCTCGATTTCGATTGCTACATCGGCACCAGCGCCGGCGCGGTGGTCGGCATGCTGCTGGCCAACGGCGTCAGCCCCGCCTCGGTGATGGACATCATCGCCACCAGCCAGAAGCACCCGCTGAATTTCCGGGCCGAGGACATCTTCCGCTTCGACTGGGAGAACTTCCGACGCTCCCTGAGGCGCACGCTCGGCATGATGCCGGCGGTGTACCGCTACTACCGTCGCCACCGCACCCCCTTCTCGCTCCAGAGCCTGCTGGGGCTCCTTCAAGAGAACCTCCCTTCGGGACTGTTCTCCATGCGCGACTACATCCGCTACCTCGATTCGCTGATGCGCCAGATGGATCTCTCCCCCTCGTTCCGCGGCCTCAAGAAGGAGCTGTACATCCCGGCCATCTCGCTCGACCGGCCGATGCGCACCGTCTTCGGAGACGAAGGCAGCCGCGACGTGCCGATCTCGCGCGCCATTGCCGCGTCTTCCGCCCTCCCCTTCTACTTCGAGCCGGTGTCGATCGACGGGGTGGATTATGTCGACGGCGGTACGGCGCAGCTGGCGCACGTCGACATCGCCATCAACCAGGGAGCCGACCGGATCCTGGTGTTGAATCCCATCGTGCCCATACAAAATGACCAGAGCCGCGTCTGCATTCCCTCCTTCTCGGGTGGCTGCGTGCGCATCGCGGAGAAGGGGATCTCCTACGTCTGGGACCAGGCGGCGCGCATCAACAGCCACGAGAAGCTGGAGATGATCCTGGCGCGACTCAAGGTCTCGCATCCCTGGGCGAAGATCGTCCTGGTGGAGCCGGGAGGCACCGACACCGTCCTGTTCGCCCAGCACATCCTCAGCTACGCCTCGCGCGTGCAGATCCTCGATTACGGCTACCGCTCCACGCGCGCCTTCCTGCGCGAGCGCGGCGCGGAGATGCGCGAGCTTTTCCTGCGGCCGGCGGTGCCGTCCCCCGTGGAGACCAGCCTTGGATAAATCGCGCCGCGACCTGCTGGCGCTGTCGGCCGCCGCGGCCGCCGCCACCCTGCTGCGCTGCGGCGATGCCGCCTCGCGCTCGCCGTCTCCCGACGTGGATGCCAAGCCGGCGGCCAGGCCCGCAACACTTCCTCCCCCCATCCCGCCGGAGCGCTATGCGGCCCGCCGCGAGAAGGTGGCGGCCCGCATGGAGCAGGAGGGAATCGATGCTTTGCTGCTCACCCCTTCTCCATCGCTTCTCTACCTGACGGGGGCCGATCTGGGTCGCAGCGAGCGGCTCATCGCGATGGTCATGCGCCGCGACGGAACGTGCGAGTCGCTCGGACCCGCCTTCGAGGCGGAGCGCCTGACCGGCTCCGGGATGCCGGGGCGGCTGACGACCTGGGAGGAATCGCAGGATCCCGTGGCGGCGCTGGTCGGCATCCTCACGCGCGTCGGGCCGTCGCCGCGCCTCTCGGTGGAAGGAACGACCTGGCTTGACGACCTCGCTCCCCTGTCGCACCGCATGCCGGGCGCCCGCATCAGCAGCGCCACGCCCCTGCTGGCGGAGTTCCGGATGAGGAAGGAGCCCGAGGAGGTCGAGCTGATTCGCGCCGGGGCGCAGATTACCGTCGCCGCGATTGGCCAGCTGATGAAGGAGCTGAAGGCGGGAGTTTCGGAGGAGGAGCTGCTGGCGCGGGCGAAGGCGATCGCCCAGGAATCGGGCGGCGAGCTGGATGGGCTGGTGCAATTCGGCGCCAACTCGGCGGTGCCGCATCGCGGGCCCGGCTCCGCGCGTCTGCGGGAGAGCGACGTGGTGCTCTTCGACATGGGAACGAAGATCCACGGCTACAGCTCGGATGTCACCCGCACCTTCGCGTTCGGGCGCCCGCCCGAGCGCTACTCGCAAGTGCACGAGACGGTGCGCGCCGCGCAGGAGGCGGGCTTCCGCGCCGCCCGTGCCGGGATCCCCGCCTCCGCCGCCGACGAGGCGGCCCGCTCCATCATCCGCAAGGCGGGATTCGCGCGGTATTTCACGCACCGCCTGGGACACGGCATCGGATTACAGGGGCACGAGCCCCCCTACCTGGTGGCAGGCAACCCGCTCGCCCTGGCGGAAGGAATGACGGTCACGGTCGAGCCCGGGATCTATCTTCCGGGAGAATTCGGCGTGCGTCTCGAGGATGACGTGCTGGTGCAGGCCGCCGGCAGCGAGGTCCTCTCCGCCGAGGGCGGCGCCTGAGAGGCGTCTGTCAGGCCAGACGGAATCCCCGCCCGCGCCGCGACACCAGGAACCCGTACAAGCCGAGCCCCGCGGCCAGGCACAGGGTCATCACGGTGCCGCCGAAGTACCACTGTCCCGAATCGTAAGTGAGCGGAAAGCCCTGGTACAAAATGAAGAAGGCCGCAATAAGGCTCAGCAGGCCGAAGCGCATCACCGTCGTCAGCATGATGCCGGCGCAGGCCCCGTAGACCGCGATGTCCAGCGGCAGGCTGCCGCTGCCGATCACCACCACGAACAGGCTCGTCCCGAGGATCAGCACCGCGGTCGTCGCCAGCCATTGGCGGCGCAGCAGCGCCAGGAAGAAGAAAAAGGAGGCGACCATGATCATGCCGTTGATCACGGCGTTGAGCTGGAAGCC
This region of Candidatus Polarisedimenticolia bacterium genomic DNA includes:
- the pyrF gene encoding orotidine-5'-phosphate decarboxylase: MKQRAELIVALDTPSRDKALDLVRALRGQVSLFKVGMELFTAAGPSVIRDLKGLGAEVFLDLKFHDIPNTVARACAEAAKLGVAMVDVHLSGGAAMLRRAADEMEAVCAMNRLRRPALLGITVLTSLGEEDLPAVGIGRPPLEQVLALAALGKEAGLDGAVASGREIAALRERCGPDFVLVAPGIRPEGSSADDQVRILTPREAVEAGANFLVIGRPVTGASSPAVAARDILRSIIL
- a CDS encoding MBL fold metallo-hydrolase; its protein translation is MRVTFLGTGTSTGVPVIGCGCRVCTSSDPRNQRLRPSLLLEWRDFRILVDSSSDFRQQALRHRIDRLDAVLYTHAHADHVMGLDDLRIYNFRQRADLPVYGSPSTLDQLRRTFWYAFEETQEGGGKPRLDLRRIEAPFDLLGEVVTPVRLWHGDLEVTGYRIGNFAYCTDCNRIPPESMRALADLDILVLDALRPTVHPTHLSIPQALAILADLQPRLAYLVHMSHDVEHAETQALLPASVHLAYDGLVLET
- a CDS encoding patatin-like phospholipase family protein — translated: MTPAGIHGGRGGKRALVLVGGGITGAMYEFGCLRAFDDFFAGELSSLDFDCYIGTSAGAVVGMLLANGVSPASVMDIIATSQKHPLNFRAEDIFRFDWENFRRSLRRTLGMMPAVYRYYRRHRTPFSLQSLLGLLQENLPSGLFSMRDYIRYLDSLMRQMDLSPSFRGLKKELYIPAISLDRPMRTVFGDEGSRDVPISRAIAASSALPFYFEPVSIDGVDYVDGGTAQLAHVDIAINQGADRILVLNPIVPIQNDQSRVCIPSFSGGCVRIAEKGISYVWDQAARINSHEKLEMILARLKVSHPWAKIVLVEPGGTDTVLFAQHILSYASRVQILDYGYRSTRAFLRERGAEMRELFLRPAVPSPVETSLG
- a CDS encoding Xaa-Pro peptidase family protein, with translation MDKSRRDLLALSAAAAAATLLRCGDAASRSPSPDVDAKPAARPATLPPPIPPERYAARREKVAARMEQEGIDALLLTPSPSLLYLTGADLGRSERLIAMVMRRDGTCESLGPAFEAERLTGSGMPGRLTTWEESQDPVAALVGILTRVGPSPRLSVEGTTWLDDLAPLSHRMPGARISSATPLLAEFRMRKEPEEVELIRAGAQITVAAIGQLMKELKAGVSEEELLARAKAIAQESGGELDGLVQFGANSAVPHRGPGSARLRESDVVLFDMGTKIHGYSSDVTRTFAFGRPPERYSQVHETVRAAQEAGFRAARAGIPASAADEAARSIIRKAGFARYFTHRLGHGIGLQGHEPPYLVAGNPLALAEGMTVTVEPGIYLPGEFGVRLEDDVLVQAAGSEVLSAEGGA